The Meles meles chromosome 6, mMelMel3.1 paternal haplotype, whole genome shotgun sequence genome has a window encoding:
- the ISLR gene encoding immunoglobulin superfamily containing leucine-rich repeat protein isoform X2 produces MRDLQLLCWAVILGLAHACPEPCDCGEKYGFQIADCAYRDLEAVPPGFPANVTTLSLSANRLPSLPEGAFREVPLLQSLWLAHNEIRAVAPGALTPLGHLKSLDLSHNLISDFAWSDLHNLSALQLLKMDSNELTFIPRDAFRSLRALRSLQLNHNRLHTLAEGTFAPLTALSHLQINDNPFDCTCSIMWFKTWALSTAVSIPEQDNITCMSPRMLKGTPLSRLLPLPCSAPSVQLTYQPSQDGAELRPGFVLALHCDVDGQPAPQLHWHIQTPGGTVEIASPNVAADGRSLPSSLVPGSRPRFQAFANGSLLIPDFGKLEEGTYSCLATNELGSAESSVNVALATPGEGGEDALGRRFHGKAAEGKGCYTVDNEVQPSGPEDNVVIIYLSRAGGPEAAAAGEGVSGQQSPGLLLLGQSLFLAFLTSF; encoded by the coding sequence ATGCGGGACCTGCAGCTGCTGTGCTGGGCGGTCATCCTGGGCCTGGCACATGCCTGCCCTGAGCCCTGCGACTGCGGGGAGAAGTACGGCTTCCAGATCGCCGACTGCGCCTACCGTGACCTGGAGGCTGTGCCACCGGGCTTCCCGGCCAACGTGACCACGCTGAGCTTGTCCGCCAACCGGCTGCCGAGTTTGCCAGAGGGGGCCTTCCGGGAGGTGCCCCTGCTGCAGTCGCTGTGGCTGGCGCACAATGAGATCCGGGCGGTGGCCCCAGGCGCTCTGACCCCTCTGGGCCACCTCAAGAGCCTGGACCTCAGCCACAACCTCATCTCTGACTTTGCCTGGAGCGACCTACACAACCTCAGCGCCCTCCAGTTGCTCAAGATGGACAGCAACGAGCTGACCTTCATCCCCCGGGACGCCTTCCGCAGTCTCCGCGCTCTGCGCTCACTGCAGCTCAACCACAACCGCCTGCACACGCTGGCTGAGGGCACCTTCGCCCCACTCACCGCGCTGTCCCACCTGCAGATCAATGACAACCCGTTCGACTGCACCTGCAGCATCATGTGGTTCAAGACATGGGCCCTGAGCACAGCCGTGTCCATCCCGGAGCAGGACAACATCACGTGCATGTCGCCCCGCATGCTCAAGGGTACCCCATTGAGCCGCCTGCTGCCACTGCCCTGCTCAGCGCCTTCCGTGCAGCTCACCTACCAGCCCAGCCAGGACGGTGCCGAGCTGCGGCCAGGCTTCGTGCTGGCCCTCCACTGTGACGTGGACGGCCAGCCGGCACCCCAGCTTCACTGGCACATCCAGACGCCCGGCGGCACCGTGGAGATCGCCAGCCCCAACGTGGCGGCTGATGGACGTTCCCTGCCGAGCTCCCTGGTCCCCGGCAGCCGGCCGCGCTTCCAGGCCTTCGCCAACGGCAGCCTGCTCATCCCCGACTTTGGCAAGCTGGAGGAGGGCACCTACAGCTGCCTGGCCACCAACGAGCTGGGCAGTGCCGAGAGCTCAGTGAACGTGGCGCTGGCCACGCCCGGTGAGGGTGGCGAGGACGCGCTGGGGCGCAGGTTCCATGGCAAAGCGGCCGAGGGGAAGGGGTGCTACACGGTGGACAATGAGGTGCAGCCCTCAGGTCCAGAAGACAACGTGGTCATCATCTACCTCAGCCGCGCGGGGGGTCCCGAGGCTGCAGCAGCCGGGGAAGGGGTCTCTGGGCAGCAGTCCCCTGGCCTGCTCCTGCTGGGCCAGAGCCTCTTCCTGgccttcctcacctccttctAG
- the ISLR gene encoding immunoglobulin superfamily containing leucine-rich repeat protein isoform X1, which translates to MSSGGRMRDLQLLCWAVILGLAHACPEPCDCGEKYGFQIADCAYRDLEAVPPGFPANVTTLSLSANRLPSLPEGAFREVPLLQSLWLAHNEIRAVAPGALTPLGHLKSLDLSHNLISDFAWSDLHNLSALQLLKMDSNELTFIPRDAFRSLRALRSLQLNHNRLHTLAEGTFAPLTALSHLQINDNPFDCTCSIMWFKTWALSTAVSIPEQDNITCMSPRMLKGTPLSRLLPLPCSAPSVQLTYQPSQDGAELRPGFVLALHCDVDGQPAPQLHWHIQTPGGTVEIASPNVAADGRSLPSSLVPGSRPRFQAFANGSLLIPDFGKLEEGTYSCLATNELGSAESSVNVALATPGEGGEDALGRRFHGKAAEGKGCYTVDNEVQPSGPEDNVVIIYLSRAGGPEAAAAGEGVSGQQSPGLLLLGQSLFLAFLTSF; encoded by the exons ATGAGCTCGG GAGGTAGGATGCGGGACCTGCAGCTGCTGTGCTGGGCGGTCATCCTGGGCCTGGCACATGCCTGCCCTGAGCCCTGCGACTGCGGGGAGAAGTACGGCTTCCAGATCGCCGACTGCGCCTACCGTGACCTGGAGGCTGTGCCACCGGGCTTCCCGGCCAACGTGACCACGCTGAGCTTGTCCGCCAACCGGCTGCCGAGTTTGCCAGAGGGGGCCTTCCGGGAGGTGCCCCTGCTGCAGTCGCTGTGGCTGGCGCACAATGAGATCCGGGCGGTGGCCCCAGGCGCTCTGACCCCTCTGGGCCACCTCAAGAGCCTGGACCTCAGCCACAACCTCATCTCTGACTTTGCCTGGAGCGACCTACACAACCTCAGCGCCCTCCAGTTGCTCAAGATGGACAGCAACGAGCTGACCTTCATCCCCCGGGACGCCTTCCGCAGTCTCCGCGCTCTGCGCTCACTGCAGCTCAACCACAACCGCCTGCACACGCTGGCTGAGGGCACCTTCGCCCCACTCACCGCGCTGTCCCACCTGCAGATCAATGACAACCCGTTCGACTGCACCTGCAGCATCATGTGGTTCAAGACATGGGCCCTGAGCACAGCCGTGTCCATCCCGGAGCAGGACAACATCACGTGCATGTCGCCCCGCATGCTCAAGGGTACCCCATTGAGCCGCCTGCTGCCACTGCCCTGCTCAGCGCCTTCCGTGCAGCTCACCTACCAGCCCAGCCAGGACGGTGCCGAGCTGCGGCCAGGCTTCGTGCTGGCCCTCCACTGTGACGTGGACGGCCAGCCGGCACCCCAGCTTCACTGGCACATCCAGACGCCCGGCGGCACCGTGGAGATCGCCAGCCCCAACGTGGCGGCTGATGGACGTTCCCTGCCGAGCTCCCTGGTCCCCGGCAGCCGGCCGCGCTTCCAGGCCTTCGCCAACGGCAGCCTGCTCATCCCCGACTTTGGCAAGCTGGAGGAGGGCACCTACAGCTGCCTGGCCACCAACGAGCTGGGCAGTGCCGAGAGCTCAGTGAACGTGGCGCTGGCCACGCCCGGTGAGGGTGGCGAGGACGCGCTGGGGCGCAGGTTCCATGGCAAAGCGGCCGAGGGGAAGGGGTGCTACACGGTGGACAATGAGGTGCAGCCCTCAGGTCCAGAAGACAACGTGGTCATCATCTACCTCAGCCGCGCGGGGGGTCCCGAGGCTGCAGCAGCCGGGGAAGGGGTCTCTGGGCAGCAGTCCCCTGGCCTGCTCCTGCTGGGCCAGAGCCTCTTCCTGgccttcctcacctccttctAG